One region of Bactrocera neohumeralis isolate Rockhampton chromosome 5, APGP_CSIRO_Bneo_wtdbg2-racon-allhic-juicebox.fasta_v2, whole genome shotgun sequence genomic DNA includes:
- the LOC126760414 gene encoding N-alpha-acetyltransferase 20 isoform X1, which produces MTTLRPFTCDDLFKFNNVNFDPLTETYGLSFYTQYLARWPEYFQLAESPSGQIMGYIMGKVEGHMENWHGHVTALTVSPDYRRLGLAALLMNFLEDVSEKKRAYFVDLFVRKSNQVAINMYQNLGYIIYRTILDYYAGDHDEDAYDMRKALSRDVEKKSIIPYTHPITTHQLHQANQMHISSN; this is translated from the exons atgactACATTACGCCCATTCACCTGCGATGACCTCTTCAAATTCAATAATGT TAACTTCGACCCACTAACCGAAACTTACGGCCTTTCGTTTTATACACAATATTTGGCTAGATGGCCTGAATACTTCCAATTAGCTGAATCCCCAAGTGGGCAAATAATGGGTTACA TTATGGGCAAGGTTGAAGGTCATATGGAAAATTGGCACGGTCATGTAACTGCTTTGACCGTTTCACCGGACTACAGACGTCTAGGCTTAGCTGCTTTACTTATGAATTTCCTGGAAGATGTCTCCGAAAA aaaacGTGCTTATTTCGTTGATCTTTTTGTGCGCAAGAGTAATCAGGTAGCAATCAATATGTACCAAAATTTGGGCTACATAATTTATCGTACTATACTTGATTACTACGCTGGCGATCACGACGAAGATGCTTATG ACATGAGGAAGGCACTCTCGCGAGATGTAGAAAAGAAATCTATTATACCATATACCCACCCG atAACAACACATCAACTACACCAAGCAAACCAAATGCACATATCTTCGAATTAA
- the LOC126760414 gene encoding N-alpha-acetyltransferase 20 isoform X3, with amino-acid sequence MTTLRPFTCDDLFKFNNVNFDPLTETYGLSFYTQYLARWPEYFQLAESPSGQIMGYIMGKVEGHMENWHGHVTALTVSPDYRRLGLAALLMNFLEDVSEKKRAYFVDLFVRKSNQVAINMYQNLGYIIYRTILDYYAGDHDEDAYDMRKALSRDVEKKSIIPYTHPGCN; translated from the exons atgactACATTACGCCCATTCACCTGCGATGACCTCTTCAAATTCAATAATGT TAACTTCGACCCACTAACCGAAACTTACGGCCTTTCGTTTTATACACAATATTTGGCTAGATGGCCTGAATACTTCCAATTAGCTGAATCCCCAAGTGGGCAAATAATGGGTTACA TTATGGGCAAGGTTGAAGGTCATATGGAAAATTGGCACGGTCATGTAACTGCTTTGACCGTTTCACCGGACTACAGACGTCTAGGCTTAGCTGCTTTACTTATGAATTTCCTGGAAGATGTCTCCGAAAA aaaacGTGCTTATTTCGTTGATCTTTTTGTGCGCAAGAGTAATCAGGTAGCAATCAATATGTACCAAAATTTGGGCTACATAATTTATCGTACTATACTTGATTACTACGCTGGCGATCACGACGAAGATGCTTATG ACATGAGGAAGGCACTCTCGCGAGATGTAGAAAAGAAATCTATTATACCATATACCCACCCG GGCTGTAACTAA
- the LOC126760414 gene encoding N-alpha-acetyltransferase 20 isoform X2, whose amino-acid sequence MTTLRPFTCDDLFKFNNVNFDPLTETYGLSFYTQYLARWPEYFQLAESPSGQIMGYIMGKVEGHMENWHGHVTALTVSPDYRRLGLAALLMNFLEDVSEKKRAYFVDLFVRKSNQVAINMYQNLGYIIYRTILDYYAGDHDEDAYDMRKALSRDVEKKSIIPYTHPVRLEDLDTN is encoded by the exons atgactACATTACGCCCATTCACCTGCGATGACCTCTTCAAATTCAATAATGT TAACTTCGACCCACTAACCGAAACTTACGGCCTTTCGTTTTATACACAATATTTGGCTAGATGGCCTGAATACTTCCAATTAGCTGAATCCCCAAGTGGGCAAATAATGGGTTACA TTATGGGCAAGGTTGAAGGTCATATGGAAAATTGGCACGGTCATGTAACTGCTTTGACCGTTTCACCGGACTACAGACGTCTAGGCTTAGCTGCTTTACTTATGAATTTCCTGGAAGATGTCTCCGAAAA aaaacGTGCTTATTTCGTTGATCTTTTTGTGCGCAAGAGTAATCAGGTAGCAATCAATATGTACCAAAATTTGGGCTACATAATTTATCGTACTATACTTGATTACTACGCTGGCGATCACGACGAAGATGCTTATG ACATGAGGAAGGCACTCTCGCGAGATGTAGAAAAGAAATCTATTATACCATATACCCACCCGGTACGACTGGAAGATTTAGATACCAATTGA
- the LOC126760415 gene encoding uncharacterized protein LOC126760415 yields MTPKGSQSAPLLNSQLTHQPKLKNPSDKREKQIETPRSNALKDASVALGSDAQRYANLDETFRTLVENYLNFVNTYKQSADPFLAVIQEFFDKVPQHRRTAFKMEILNYTYKMYMEMKD; encoded by the exons ATGACACCAAAAGG TTCTCAATCCGCACCATTGCTCAACTCGCAACTGACACATCAGCCTAAATTGAAGAACCCCAGCGacaaaagagaaaaacaaattgaaaccCCCAGATCCAACGCCCTAAAGGATGCTAGTGTTGCTTTGGGCTCTGATGCACAGCGGTATGCAAATTTGGATGAAACTTTTCGCACACTCGTGgagaattatttgaattttgtaaacACCTACAAACAGTCCGCTGATCCGTTCCTGGCTGTTATACAAGAATTTTTCGACAAAGTGCCACAACACCGGCGAACAGCATTCAAAATGGAAATACTCAACTACACCTACAAAATGTACATGGAAATGAAGGATTGA
- the LOC126758179 gene encoding uncharacterized protein LOC126758179 — protein sequence MTSNKDTASFFENGTTHQFEYCYKLYPQVLKLKAEKRCKKPQELIRLDEWYQNELPKLIKARGKDAHMVYDELVQTMKWKQSRGKFYPQLSYLVKVNTPRAVMQETKKAFRKLPNLEQAITALSNLKGVGTTMASALLAAAAPDSAPFMADECLMAIPEIEGIDYTTKEYLNFVQHIQTTVARLNTEAGGETPHWSPHRVELALWAHYVANDLSPELLDEMPGPGAGVSANTNGSTVKVVQTDKVLVGEDTNDGDEESLGAADNEIINPAPIATAPTALQDGDSNFVSNDSTSQEPIIDENTTQTTATTSTDDGEVGTPLASDSESNLEAPEKAKLKLNNSNSSINANTNSNSDVVGIAHGVGDNSNNCRQKAVIDALVGNSNGNGNGTLVSLGAAGSDGENSSCLRSTGNEEASEDDVDAEDDSSNSNSRHIEQSDKSITPLFGGNLNDSRNYTNANASDSNNDSTLSSAAGVVSQKRVLQCDGASDVDGVFTADEANSQPEPKKIRSD from the exons ATGACAAGCAACAAGGACACTGCGTCGTTCTTCGAGAACGGGACAACGCATCAATTCGAATACTGTTATAAACTTTATCCACAAGTGCTGAAGCTAAAGGCAGAGAAACGCTGCAAAAAGCCTCAAGAACTTATTCGTTTGGATGAATGGTATCAAAATGAATTGCCAAAGTTAATAAAAGCACGAGGGAAGGATGCGCATATGGTCTATGATGAATTGGTACAGACCATGAAATGGAAACAGTCTCGTGGTAAATTTTATCCACAACTTTCGTACCTGGTCAAGGTAAACACACCTCGTGCTGTTATGCAGGAGACAAAGAAAGCTTTCCGAAAACTGCCTAATCTAGAACAGGCCATAACGGCGCTATCAAATCTTAAAGGTGTCGGCACGACTATGGCTTCGGCGCTGTTGGCGGCTGCTGCTCCTGATTCAGCACCGTTTATGGCAGACGAGTGCCTAATGGCCATTCCAG AAATTGAGGGTATCGATTATACCACCAAGGAGTACCTCAACTTTGTGCAACACATCCAGACTACAGTTGCACGCTTGAATACAGAGGCTGGCGGAGAAACACCACATTGGTCTCCGCATCGTGTGGAATTGGCACTCTGGGCACATTATGTGGCCAACGACTTGAGTCCGGAACTTTTGGATGAAATGCCAGGACCAGGTGCTGGCGTTAGTGCAAATACCAATGGTAGCACAGTTAAGGTAGTACAGACAGATAAAGTGCTTGTAGGAGAGGATACCAATGATGGAGATGAGGAGAGTTTAGGCGCAG CTGACAATGAAATCATTAATCCAGCACCGATTGCGACAGCGCCGACTGCCCTGCAGGATGGCGACTCAAACTTTGTTTCGAACGACTCCACCTCACAAGAACCCATCATTGATGAGAATACAACTCAGACCACAGCaacaacctcaaccgacgacgGCGAAGTGGGCACACCGCTCGCATCCGATTCAGAGAGCAACTTGGAGGCACCCGAAAAGgctaaacttaaacttaataatAGTAACAGTAGCATAAATGCGAATACAAATAGTAATAGCGATGTTGTAGGCATTGCACATGGTGTCggtgacaacagcaacaactgcaGGCAGAAAGCTGTTATCGATGCGTTAGTTGGTAATAGCAATGGTAATGGTAACGGTACTTTAGTGTCTTTGGGAGCAGCCGGCAGTGATGGGGAGAATAGCAGTTGCCTACGGTCAACAGGCAACGAAGAGGCAAGCGAGGACGATGTCGATGCTGAGGatgacagcagcaacagcaacagccgcCACATCGAACAGAGCGACAAATCGATAACCCCGCTATTTGGTGGCAATTTGAACGATTCTAGAAATTACACAAACGCCAACGCCAGCGATTCTAACAACGATTCCACGCTTAGTAGTGCTGCCGGTGTCGTATCGCAAAAGCGTGTACTGCAATGTGACGGCGCAAGCGATGTTGACGGTGTTTTTACAGCGGATGAAGCCAACAGTCAACCAGAACCGAAAAAAATAAGAAGTGATTAG
- the LOC126758380 gene encoding alpha-(1,6)-fucosyltransferase, whose product MSLLRQFFGPASNSWIRALVIFVLTWALLVYVFVNKLNTQPNADTDTITAKRINQALQLLEYSKQRNEELRQMIEKLSSDQIDKQSAQRLIEKLEFNLQNSINVQNQDALADFMGVGDGDSGADTFGGMPVPNAVAQSAAGGVHEPSLEYELLRRRIESNVGEIWNYFSSELGKLRKRATPTQAELTQDINQVLQMGAEHKRSLLNDIDRLRQVDGYETWRRQEARDLSDLMQRRLHYLQNPKDCANARKLVCKLNKGCGYGCQLHHVVYCFIVAYATERTMILKSRGWRYHKGGWEEVFLPVSETCLDADAAHASNWPGRHDMSVLVLPIIDSLMPRPPFLPLAIPEDLAPRLRRLHGDPIVWWIGQFLKYLLRPQKGTLEFLESGRAKLGFKKPIVGVHVRRTDKVGTEAAFHRIEEYMTHVEDYFLTLEINGTIVPRRIFLASDDARVIEEARNKYPQYEIIGDPEVARMAAVSTRYTDTALNGIILDIHLLSLSDYLVCTFSSQVCRMAYEIMQTLYPDAAHRFKSLDDIYYYGGQNSHNRQVVIGHAARNQFEIHMKPGDLVGVAGNHWDGYSKGQNTRTKQAGLFPSFKVVDKVETVKLPLYEQVQQGRL is encoded by the exons ATGTCCTTGTTGCGACAATTTTTCGGCCCGGCATCAAATTCATGGATACGTGCCCTCGTCATCTTCGTACTCACCTGGGCGCTGCTCGTTTACGTCTTCGTCAATAAACTCAATACGCAGCCGAATGCGGACACAGATACGATAACAGCGAAACGCATCAATCAGGCGTTACAGCTGCTCGAATACTCAAAGCAACGCAATGAAGAGCTGCGTCAGATGATCGAGAAGCTTTCGAG CGACCAGATCGATAAACAATCAGCACAGCGCCTCATCGAAAAGCtcgaatttaatttacaaaattccaTAAACGTACAAAATCAGGATGCATTGGCAGATTTCATGGGCGTCGGTGATGGAGATAGCGGTGCGGACACTTTCGGCGGTATGCCGGTACCCAATGCTGTTGCTCAGAGTGCTGCAGGCGGCGTCCATGAGCCCAGCTTAGAATATGAGCTGCTGCGTCGACGAATCGAATCGAATGTCGGCGAAATTTGGAACTACTTCAGCAGTGAATTGGGCAAGTTGCGCAAACGCGCCACACCAACGCAGGCCGAACTAACGCAGGACATCAATCAGGTGTTGCAGATGGGCGCTGAACATAAGCGCTCGTTGCTGAATGACATAGACCGCCTGCGACAAGTGGATGGTTATGAGACATGGCGCCGCCAGGAGGCGCGTGATTTGAGTGATTTAATGCAGCGGCGTCTACACTACTTGCAGAATCCGAAAGACTGTGCGAATGCGCGTAAGCTGGTATGCAAACTCAACAAG GGTTGTGGGTATGGCTGTCAGCTGCATCATGTTGTTTACTGTTTCATTGTTGCCTATGCGACGGAGCGTACTATGATATTGAAGTCGCGCGGCTGGCGTTACCACAAAGGTGGATGGGAAGAGGTTTTTCTCCCGGTATCGGAGACCTGCTTGGACGCAGATGCTGCGCATGCGAGTAATTGGCCAGGACGTCATGACATGTCTGTGCTGGTACTACCCATCATTGACTCGCTGATGCCGCGTCCACCGTTTCTGCCGTTAGCCATACCTGAGGACTTGGCACCGCGACTCAGGCGTTTGCATGGCGATCCGATTGTCTGGTGGATAGGACAGTTCTTGAAGTACTTGTTGCGGCCGCAAAAAGGCACATTGGAATTCCTAGAATCGGGTCGTGCGAAATTGGGCTTCAAGAAGCCTATTGTAGG CGTTCATGTGCGCCGCACCGACAAAGTCGGCACCGAAGCCGCCTTCCATCGCATAGAGGAGTATATGACACACGTCGAGGACTACTTCCTCACTTTAGAAATTAATGGTACCATAGTGCCGCGCCGCATTTTTCTTGCTTCTGATGACGCGCGTGTCATCGAGGAGGCGCGCAATAAATATCCGCAATACGAGATCATCGGCGATCCCGAGGTGGCGCGTATGGCCGCCGTTTCCACGCGCTACACCGACACCGCGCTCAACGGCATCATACTCGACATACATCTGCTATCGCTCTCCGATTATCTCGTCTGCACATTCAGCTCCCAAGTATGCCGCATGGCTTACGAAATCATGCAGACACTATATCCGGATGCGGCGCACCGTTTCAAATCGCTGGACGATATCTACTACTATGGCGGGCAGAATTCGCACAATCGGCAAGTTGTGATCGGTCATGCAGCGCGCAATCAATTTGAGATCCATATGAAGCCAGGCGATCTGGTAGGCGTGGCTGGCAACCACTGGGACGGCTATTCCAAGGGGCAGAATACGCGCACAAAACAAGCGGGACTCTTTCCCTCGTTCAAGGTGGTCGACAAGGTGGAAACCGTCAAGTTGCCGCTCTACGAGCAGGTACAGCAGGGGCGGCTGTGA
- the LOC126759024 gene encoding odorant receptor 7a-like, with protein sequence MDKPAVRTVQATKYLFKGFRVLGIYMPERRKWLYLLYSLIPNTLVTIWLPLSFVFSYATMSSEDLVPSSLLTSIQVAINVIGCSVKIVVMAFLLPKLRTANVYMDRLDARCCVEEEIAELRKIVQQGNRFVVLFAMSYWSYASSTFLGSVIFGRPPYALYNPIIDWRKSKLAFITASLMEFALMDVACFQQVVDDSYAVIYVCILRTHMRILLMRLKRLATSAETILEENLEELKLCIIDHKNLLGLYDVVAPIISVTIFIQFMITASILSATLINIFIFADQLSAQIACCFYILAVVVEIFPLCYYAQCLMDDSERLSQQIFHSNWIAQDVRFRKMLVFFMQRTQRVMELNAGKIFPITLGSFLNIAKFSFSLYTLIKKMGIRERLGLE encoded by the exons ATGGATAAGCCAGCAGTACGCACCGTACAAGCAaccaaatatcttttcaaaggTTTTCGCGTGCTGGGCATTTACATGCCTGAACGTCGTAAATGGCTTTACTTACTATACTCACTCATACCGAATACTCTGGTCACTATTTGGTTGCCGCTATCATTCGTCTTCAGTTATGCTACCATGTCCAGTGAAGATTTGGTGCCAAGCAGCTTGCTCACGTCCATTCAAGTGGCCATAAACGTGATTGGTTGTTCGGTAAAAATAGTGGTCATGGCTTTTCTGCTGCCAAAATTGCGCACCGCAAACGTTTATATGGATCGTTTGGATGCGCGCTGTTGCGTTGAAGAAGAAATCGCTGAGCTGCGAAAAATTGTACAACAGGGTAATCGTTTCGTTGTACTCTTCGCCATGTCATACTGGAGTTATGCGTCGAGCACGTTCCTCGGCTCGGTAATTTTTGGACGACCGCCTTATGCTTTGTACAATCCCATTATTGACTGGCGCAAGTCAAAGCTGGCGTTCATAACAGCATCGCTCATGGAATTCGCACTCATGGATGTCGCCTGCTTTCAACAGGTTGTAGACGACTCTTATGCcgtaatttatgtatgcatactGCGTACGCATATGCGTATTTTGTTGATGCGCCTCAAAAGGTTGGCCACCAGTGCCGAAACGATTTTGGAGgaaaatttggaagaattgaagCTTTGTATAATTGATCATAAGAACCTGTTAGG GCTCTACGACGTTGTTGCGCCCATAATTTCCGTTACAATCTTTATACAATTCATGATCACCGCTAGCATACTGAGCGCCACGCTCATCAACATCTTCATATTCGCCGATCAGCTGTCGGCGCAAATCGCATGCTGTTTCTACATACTGGCGGTAGTTGTTGAGATATTTCCGCTATGCTACTATGCGCAGTGTCTCATGGACGACAGCGAACGCCTGTCGCAACAGATATTTCACTCCAATTGGATTGCACAGGATGTACGCTTTAGAAAAATGCTGGTTTTCTTTATGCAGCGCACGCAGCGTGTTATGGAACTCAATGCGGGCAAAATATTCCCAATAACGCTGGGCAGTTTTCTTAAT ATCGCAAAGTTCTCTTTCTCATTGTACACGCTGATCAAGAAAATGGGCATAAGAGAGCGATTGGGACTGGAGTAA
- the LOC126759023 gene encoding odorant receptor 7a-like, translating into MATACRLMHIKALGLALANKTSEIRCNIRQSPRQATADMPKIGLALAMHNEIATQRDTKINRKLKASSSTKALSGNIEEEAAEHHVSSQDTTNYLFKAAFGMGLVMPLRYQALYIIYGFLVNFFTTFYFPIGFTLILFTLPDDVNVSNLLTSLQVTFDVYGGTAKIIIMKFVLEKLRATQILTQRLDKRCRASDEVEELRQMVRFGKKVVIFYLTIFLCYSASTFLASVSSGYPPYSLYFPFLKWRRSRTEFIIASLLEFIIMDFACLQQTVNDGYPVIYINMLRCHMKILQFRVEKLGTNPTLTKVEHLSELKLCIKDHQLLIELYDTIAPIISITLFIQFALSAVCIGTALINIVIFANEFQTQVACGFFILAVLIEIYPACYFSQCLINESDKLADVIFHSNWIEQSPEYRKLMIFFLQRSQRPMFLTAGKLFPVTLSSFVSIAKFSFSLYTFIEKMNLKERFGIE; encoded by the exons ATGGCTACCGCTTGCCGATTGATGCATATAAAAGCGCTTGGGCTGGCTTTGGCGAATAAGACATCTGAGATTCGCTGCAATATAAGGCAGTCACCGCGACAAGCCACTGCTGATATGCCAAAAATCGGACTTGCATTAGCAATGCACAATGAAATCGCAACTCAACGGGATACCAAGATCAACAGAAAGCTTAAAGCCAGTAGTTCAACGAAAGCTTTAAGTGGAAATATTGAGGAGGAAGCTG CTGAACATCATGTGAGTAGCCAAGATACGACGAATTATCTctttaaagctgctttcggaATGGGCCTAGTAATGCCTTTGCGCTATCAGGCACTATACATCATTTATGGGTTTTTGGTCAACTTCTTTACCACCTTCTATTTTCCCATTGGATTTACCTTGATATTGTTCACCTTGCCAGACGATGTCAACGTTAGCAATCTGCTAACTTCACTGCAGGTCACATTTGACGTATACGGGGGTACGGCAAAAATCATCATAATGAAGTTTGTATTGGAAAAACTGCGTGCAACACAAATACTCACGCAGCGACTTGATAAGCGTTGCCGTGCATCGGATGAAGTCGAGGAGCTGCGACAAATGGTACGGTTTGGTAAAAAGGTCGTTATTTTTTACTTGACCATCTTTCTGTGCTACTCGGCCAGCACATTTCTGGCCTCGGTTTCTTCGGGATATCCCCCGTATTCGTTATATTTTCCCTTTCTCAAATGGCGACGCTCCCGCACGGAGTTTATAATTGCGTCATTACTTGAATTCATTATAATGGACTTCGCTTGCCTGCAACAAACTGTAAACGATGGCTATCCCGTCATCTACATTAACATGTTGCGctgtcacatgaaaattttgcaGTTTCGTGTGGAGAAACTGGGTACTAATCCAACGCTAACGAAGGTAGAACATCTCAGTGAATTGAAATTGTGCATCAAGGACCATCAATTGTTGATTGA GCTCTACGACACTATAGCGCCCATCATCTCAATAACGCTTTTCATACAATTCGCGCTCTCGGCCGTGTGTATTGGGACAGCACTGATCAACATTGTTATCTTTGCGAATGAGTTCCAAACACAAGTGGCCTGCGGCTTCTTCATACTGGCAGTGCTGATAGAGATTTACCCAGCTTGCTACTTCTCCCAGTGCCTTATCAATGAGAGTGACAAATTGGCGGACGTGATTTTCCACTCGAATTGGATTGAACAAAGCCCAGAGTATCGCAAACTAATGATTTTCTTCTTGCAACGCTCACAACGTCCCATGTTTCTGACCGCTGGGAAACTGTTTCCCGTCACGCTAAGCAGTTTTGTCAGT ATTGCAAAGTTCTCTTTCTCCCTTTACACTTTCATCgaaaaaatgaatttgaagGAACGATTCGGGATCGAGTGA